The sequence gaggtgagagagaggagagaggtgagagagagagagaaagagaaagagggagagagagagtgagagtgagagggagagggagagggagagggagagagagaaggagagggcagATTCCTGGGAGAATAAAAGGTGGATGAGACAGTGAATACTGGTTttgggagagaacagaggaattGTCCCTGaatgaaaggaagagagtgGAAGAGCAGGAATAAAAGAAGAGAGTTCAggaagccagagagaaagaggaggatgaaggagaaaaagagagagaaagagagggatgggggggtggggggggggcaacactCGGCAGTGGATGGAGCTGAGATTAGTTTTGCTCCGGCGACGACAGATCATAAAaacgggggaggagaggaggggaggagaggagaggagaagaaacagagagaggacgagATTAGTGCCACTCCAGGAatgacagaacgagagagagagagagcgagagagagagagagagagagagggaggagaaatggGAAAGCTAGTTTAGTCTGGATTAGTTTCGGTCAGGGCatgagaaggagggaaagtgagaatgagaaagagtgagagagagagagggggcatgaaagagaggaaaaaagacacaCGTCAGTGTTCAAGAAAAGCTGAAGGATGAAGATTTACATGAGCAGCAAAGACAGAGAACGGAAGTGAGAGAGTAAACGTGTGTTTgcgggtgtgtgcatgtgtgcttgcgtgtgtgtgtgtgtgcttgcgtgtgtgtgtgtagtgagagtgtgagagagataaatagagagagagggaaaaaaactcaTCGTCAAGGATGTAAATTCTCCTTTGGGTAAAAGTTGATTGAACTGCCCATCAGAGTGGCAtgtctctggcacacacacactcactctcccacacacacacacacacacacacactccgggcTCCTGCCAGTCAGTCAGGCCGTGCCATCCGCTCTCCTCCACCCGGCATCACAAACCCCATCTGACACCTCCCCTCCGGCGGTGCTCATTAATAACCGTCATCAGGGCCTTgtgacagaaacacaaacaggaGCGTCGAGCCACGCCGTGCTACGACCACGCCACACCACGGCGTACCGCGCCGCGCTCCAACGCCTAATCAAAAGCATCGCGCCAGAGCCGAGCTGGCGACGAGGGCCACGCCGCGCCCGCTCCCGCGATCACAAGCACACCGAGAATTACGCCGCTAATCCCTGGAGATGGATTATCGCACTTGAGAGGAGCACTTTGGGCTGCTGCCGGAGACTTTGCCGTCGTTTGCGGAAGATTCCTGTATTAAAACAGGCGCATTATGATATACCGGTCTGGGTGTTTACTTGAGAGAGGCATCGGGATTAGTATTAAGATCAAGGATGCCGTGTATTAAGTAACAACGAGTAATTACAAGTTTGAAACTAGAGACAGGTTTAATTAAAGGCGGATGAGGCATGATTAACACGCGGGTGCTGTCAAACATTTGCATGAATATTAAGTTTGTCGTTTATGAAAATATAATATATGGCCAGAACCTAACTGCAGACAGTTGGGATGGAACCATCTTAGGGAATGTTAACTATTTAAAGCTCATCTTTGTTTTTGGAGCTGAAGTATGGATTTGTGTTGCAAAAGTAAAAACAATTTTGGATTTAATTCTTTAAGACCTCACACAGTTTACATAATAAGCACCTCAAACAAATACTCAAAATGAGTAGACAGGATCATTGATGCCATTTTTATAGCTTAGAAATGGCATACTGCACCTTTAAATGAACTGTAGCTGACAATGTTTAATACATTAACCAGGAAATAATGGTAATTTAATGTGATTTCCATTTAATATGAATTTAATGTCAATTGCAGCTAATGGGCTGAAGAGATGATAATGGATGGCTGTGTGGATCACTTTAAAACACTAAGATGAACTCAGGGAGATGTGCTGCAaggtgtctcttcctctctctctctctctctctctctgtgtgtgtgtgtgtgtgtgtgtgtgtgtgtgtgtgtgtgtgtgcgtgtgtgtgtgtgtgtatatgtctgtccctttatcagtgtgtgtgtgtgtgtgtgtgtgatgctgtacTTCCTATATCTTTATAAAACTGCTCCATTTCTATGCATATTCATGCATGAAGGtgcatgtgttattgtgtgtgtgtgtgtgtgtgtgtgtaagtgtgtgtaccggtaagtgtgtgtgtgtgtgggggggggggggggtgggaggtcaTAGGACTTCCTCATTAGTTGGGCGACTGAGGCAtggctctgcgtgtgtgtgtgtgtgggggggggggggggggggggggggtgttggagtgGCCCACCAGAGggagtgtctgtctgcctggcaTGGGGCGAGACACGGAGGGGAATTGGGTGAGACAGCTGGCGGACTGGGCTCGGCGTTCCCAGGCTCGCTAGGCGGACCGGGGCCGGCATTCCAGCGCTAAGTGGGCAGCGTTCCCTGCTGATCCCTGATCTGGCCACTCGAGCGGAAGGTCAACTTTCCCTCCGGCGCTCACAGCGCTACTGCAGCTCTCAGAGCAGCCAGTCACacaggaggggaaaagaggatGTCTCGCTGTACAGGCTacaacccccacacacccttacacacacacacccttacacacacacacacacacacacacacacacacacacacacacacacacacacacacacacacacacacacacacacacacacacacacacacacacacacacacacacacacacacacacacacacacacacacacacacacacacacacaatctgtggaACTGCCttcctgtcccacacacacacacacttctttattcctgaaaCAAGCTCATGTACTATAACTACAGTATGGAGAACATTCTGATAGCAGGTAAGATGAAGGCAGCGCCACAATGGAGAAGACTGACAAGTCAGAGAAAAAGAATGACTGGAAACCTtacggaggagaagagagagctctccctccctccccacgaTGCCACTTCACATACTACTCTTaacagagacagtgtgtgtgtgtgtgtgtgtgtgtgtgtgtgtgtgtgtgtgtaagtgagagagaaagggagagaggagagtgcccATGTCTCATATCGAGCGGCAGCTCGCGTGCAAGGAGGGTAAACTCTGGCGAGTGCGTGAGAGGCGGCGGGGGAaacgagggagaggaggaggaggaggaggaggaggaggagaaatgggGAGGCTATttgtcaaaagaaaaaaaaaacaagggatGAAGAATAGAGAGGATGAAAGGATGAGAGCACTCACTGGACGAGCAGCACACTGTGACTCGAATCTTCATGCAGGGCAGGGGAGGGCCATCGTCTGTAGAGagcgctagagagagagagagaaagagagagagagagagagagagagagagagagagagagagagagagagagagagagagaggagagaggagtcaaTCACTCAGGTTTCTAGGAAGAACAGGCAAGATTTAAAGAAGCGACTAACAgcaatacagtatatgaatgggAATGCTGTTTTGttgcccacatacagtacacatactcgCGTGGACATATGCAGATCCTcccaacattacacacaatctCAGCCACATGCTCACAATAATCACACACAGCAATCAGTCTGCTAGTACAGTACTATGCCTTTTAAGAATACCCATGATGAATGGacatattcactctctctccctctcactcacacaagccCTGAGAGGAAACATTGCCAGCACTAATGTGTGAAAGGTGACACAGAGAGGTCACCCTCAGACactctggcagtgtgtgtgtatgtgtgtgtgtgtgtgtgtttatgcgtatgcgtgtgtgtgtgtgtgtgtgtgtgtgcgtgtgtgcgtgtgtgcgtgtgtgcgtacgtgtgtacgtgtgtgtatgcctgtgtgtgtgcgcctgtgtgtgtgtgcgcctgtgtgtgtgtgtgtgtgtgtgtgtgtatgcctgtgtgtgtgtgcagcatctcctctccctctctggtcaCGTTCCCCACAGGCTGTGGGCCACTCAGAGCCCCAGTATGAGCGTCTGAAGCCTAATGGGCATCCAGAGGACAGACATGACTGCAGCGCTGCATCTGCCAACTGGCTGATGGGTAATGGAcgttggtggggtgggggggggtgggggggggggggttgctggcaTTAGGGGGACTCTTTTACGGGTACAGAGGCCGTTCAAGCCATTTGAAGAGAAACTGCCTTTGAATTTGAttactcacttacacacatacacaagcacacgcacacaaaacacacaccattttgTACCCCtcccttctacacacacacgaacgcacagacacacatgtactgtaaccatcccatctctctccctttccctctcacacacatacacacacacacacacacacacacacacacacacacacacacacacacacacacacacacacacacacacacacacacacacacacacacacacacacacacacaccatacacagtgCCATAACTCAATTTCAGTGTGAGCCTACCTtttttggaggaaaaaaaacaactctcCAAACTGTCCTGTGAATAGATCTGGCCAAAGGAATTGATTTCTGGGGAACATAACGGCGCACTTTAAAGCCACTAAACTCTGGAAAGCAGAGAGCCATTTGCAAGGGGAGCTCCAACGGcaatcaattcaattaaatccTAAAACATGACTCCATAATGAGCACttgaggggcagtgtgtgtgtgtgtgtgtgtgtgtgtgtgtgtgtcggctggGGGCAGCGCAGGGCGGAGGAAGGAGCAGTGCTCAGATCAGCGTCGGCGTCCACACCAGGCTGTAACTCACATTAATGACAACGGCTGACTCCAGGAGGACTGCAGTGTGAggccgcatgtgtgtgtgtgtgtgtgtgtgtgtgtgtgtgtgtgtgtgtgtgtgtgtgtgtgtgagagagagagagaggaaggaggggagaaagagagagagacagagagagagagagaagaaagaagagaaaggagagacaaagcaaacagagaaacacaatgaccctctctctcactcactttctcgctcacactctgtgtgtgtgtgtgtgtgtgtgtgtgtgtgtgtgtgtgtgtgtgtgcgtgcgtgtgtgtgtgtgtgtgtgtgtaaggagacaGGGCTGACCCTCTCAGCGGCGGCTGCCATTTGGTCAACATCATAAGAGAGATCAGAAGGCTCGGGCTCCTTTTCAGTCTCAGTAAACGCTTCCCAGAGACCCACTCTCAGAGCGCACAGGCTCATGTCAGAGAACAGGGACAAGATAAAAGGAAACGGGAGATTGTCAAGCCAATTCTCCTCACATTTGGtaagggtgtgcgtgtgtgtgtgtgtgtgtgtgtgtgtgtgtgtgtgtgtgtgtgtgtgtgtgtgtgtgtgtgtgtgtgtgtgtgtgtgtgtgtgtgtgtgtgtgtgtgtgtgtgtgtgtgtgcgcgcgcgcgcgtgtgtgtgtgtgtgtcaaaggtcACCACAGAGAATTGTGGGTAACAAAGGTGCTTCCTGTTTTCCATTTAATCTTTAGAATGGAGGCCAAGTTCACAGATAGTGTGGGATGACGcgagcgtgcgcgcacacacacacacacacacacacacacacacaggcctaataCCATTAGCACTCTGATACAGTTTCTGATCTAGTGCACTTATCCAATCGTCTTGTCTGCGAGACCATGGCTttaatgagcacacacacacacacacacacacacacacacacacgcacacacacgcacacacacacacacacacacacacacacacaatctttgaAGTGAACAATGCATacatctcacacaaacacacacattattacccCATCTTTGAAGTGCACAatgcattcaacacacacacacagacatgtacacacacaaacacacacggtttGGTGATGCCCCATTGTGTAATTGTCATGAGTGAGGTACACAATAGGCTGTGTGCCGTGCATACTTTCCCTggatccgtctctctctctctctcattctctctccctctctctctctgtctcgctctctctttcattctctctctctctctctctctctccctctctcatactgGAACAATACTCTATTGTCCAGCAGACCAGAACACTCACTTATGTAAAGATCCCCCCccattctcactctttcttttgtcATCTCTTGTTTGCCCTCGCTCACTCGTTCTCACTGGTTCCATTTTCTatgctctgccccccccccctccacctccactcccATCACTTGTTTTTTATACCCCTCGCTTTTTCATCTGCGCTTTGCTGtccatttttcatttttgtcttttaatatttttttgtccTTCTGTGTATTGATCTTCTTTCTATCCTCCTGCGGTTTGTCCATAATTCTTTGTCTTTAGTTTTACTCGGCCTGTAATTCATTTTTCAGTTTTCTCATGTTCTGAAGAGAAGcggggagaagagaagtgaagagaagcgaagagaaaagacagacagacagagacacagacaggcagacagacagacagacagcctgtaGAGAGAGGCTTCACCACACTATGTCTGTGTGATGCACAGCCATCAGTgagagggccacacacacacatttttcataaAAACACAGGCATTATCTTCATATATCGTATTCCAAGTCAAAATATACCAgtgcgtatacacacacacacacacaaacactgcttgGCAATGCAAAACTACGATACGATCTTTACACTGTGTCTTTATTGAGAGGTTGAGCTTCTATTTCACATATTTTACACAAAAATGCatgccacatcacacacacacacaaactatctctctctctctctctctctcacacacacacaaactctctctctctctctctctctctctctctctctctctctctctcactcacacacaccctctctgacTCCAGATAAGCCACTGAGCCAGTCGAGGTATTGTGGTGGTGCCTAGCCTTCCTTCACAAAACAAATTATAGGATGACTACCATATCTATCATGTGTCCTGAAATACAACCGTATGGGTAACTCCTACATTCAAAACATAAGGGATACATgcatgtgcccacacacacacacacacacagcaagtggATAAAGGCAGCCACGTTGgccagctctctgtgtgtgtttctctgctgtGCTGAAGCTTTTGGGTTGTGTACCGAGAGGACCTGTGTGgatgaggagacacacacacacacacacacacacacacacacacacacacacacacacacacacacacacacacacacacacacacacacacacacacacacacacacacacacacacacacacacacacacacacacacacacacacacacacacacacacacacacacactttttctccaACCTACTTTTAACTAACTCACAGCCACAAAAGGTCcgatccacacacgcacaccatctTTTTTCTCCTGCCTACTTTTAACTACCTCACAGCCACAGAGGGtctggtgtacacacacacacacacacacacacacacaaaatctatTTTCTCCTACTTACTTTTTACTAACTCACTGCCACAGTCTGGTCCCCACACAAACCCACTGACTGCTAGTTGCTGCGCtgacacaaatgaacacatggACACGCACAGACGGCCTAACTCACAGGTGTGGCTTCCATGCTGCAGACACAGCTGGTCTTGGTGAAGTGAAGGCgctcacgcgcacgcacacacacacacacacacacacacacaaacacacacatggccagacatgtacagtacacagatTATACAGTACTTCAtagctgtgtgcacacatgctatttcacccatacccacacccacacccactctctcttgctgtatgatgtgtatgtatgtatgtatgtgtgtatgtatgtgtgtgtgtgtgtgtgtgtgtgtgtatgagagactcACAGCTATAGTAGTAGTGTCGTCCGGGCAGGAACTCGAAGCCCAGGGAGAAGGGCGTGAAGCGCTGGATCTTCTCGGAGAAGCGCACGGGGCCGTAGGGGGCGTAGGGGCTGTTGCACTCCCAGCGCTTGATGGCCCCCCGCGTCTCCTGGCAACCGCGGAAGCTCGCCTCCGGCACCAGGTAGAGCGCCAGCGTCTCCGGCGGCGACGCGGAGGACGGGAGGTCGGCGGGGTAGTGCGGGCAGAGGATGTCCAGGTAGTCGTTCAGATCCACCGTGATGGCGTAGTCGCCGTTCAccagcctgagacagacagagggcgCAGACAAAAGAGAGTTAGCATGACTGTTCTGACAACAGACAACAGCGCCCTTTGAATTCTTGCACAATAGTTgaattcacatacacacacacacacaaaaaaaaacatatttagcTAGAGTGGGGACTGGGAGCATAAAAATCGTCCGAGACGTTTTCAAAAAGAATTATGCTTTGAAAAGACtacacagccagccagccagacagacagacagaaagaaagaatgatggggtggaaTGAATGCGTTGTTTGCCACAGTCAAAACACCATTAAAAGACGTCTGGAGTGTTGCACGACACAAACGGCGGCCATTTTAAAGGAACCAGCAACTGGAGAGCAGTCAGTCACCCCAGAAGGTCTCTGTTCCATCCAGGAGAACCGGTGAGAGGAGCATGTGGGTCTCCGCTGCTGTCAAAACTATCTGAAGATTGTGGTGGtgaggacattttttttttcctaataGGGAGCTGGGGGCGAGGGGGTGTGTTTGCAGGAAAAGTGGGTGAAACTCAGCGCTTTTCaagttgagagagggagagcgaaataacaaaaaacatttgGCTTATCAAAGGCAAACAAGAACTTGGTGGGTGGGTAAGATTTCTCTTgtttgcttcacacacacagtcattttttACCATCACCCTGGAAATTTTACCCTagctgtgtgtggatgtttgcaagtgtgtgtgtgtgtgtgtgtgtgtgtgtgtgtgtgtgtatgtgatgtgatggtgtgagtacgtgtgtgtgaaaacGCACAACTAGGCTTCTGAGAACCTTTCCCAAAACTTCAGAGCCTGGATCAACACACACTGGGACAAGGAGATAGCAGCTATATGCTAATGTTACACAAACTGcatacagacacccacacagacccacacatacatacaaacaaagctTTGAGGAAAAGTCAAAGCTCCCTAATCAGCTCAGCATTAGCATAGAATGGACCTGGGTAAGCTGGTTCACACTCCTGGCCAAGAGGGCTCAGCATATAcagacagggaggagagagagagagagagagagagagagagagagagagagagagagagagagagagagagagagagagagagagagagagagagagagagagagagagagagagagagagagagagagtggatgaggGGGGaaaggtggatgtgtgtgtgtgtgggggggggggggggggggtgctcgtTTAATTAGTGACCCTGGAGAGAGTCTGCTGGAGAACAGGGGGAAGACAAGATGGAATTTAATTGGTCTTTcagcaatatgtgtgtgtgtgcatgtgggtggtgtgtgtgtatgatgtgcatgtgtgtgtgtttgtttcatttgtgtatgtgtgtgtgtgtgtgtgtgtgtgtgtgt comes from Sardina pilchardus chromosome 6, fSarPil1.1, whole genome shotgun sequence and encodes:
- the si:dkey-246i14.3 gene encoding ephrin-A4 isoform X1 yields the protein MGWRPYPGAFTVWTVTVLVIELVSTALGKRHVVYWNSTNTKLVNGDYAITVDLNDYLDILCPHYPADLPSSASPPETLALYLVPEASFRGCQETRGAIKRWECNSPYAPYGPVRFSEKIQRFTPFSLGFEFLPGRHYYYSSLSTDDGPPLPCMKIRVTVCCSSTTAGPERDQGTPAPRSGVDPVRSTSCPALLLFSLLLVLLSV
- the si:dkey-246i14.3 gene encoding ephrin-A4 isoform X2 — encoded protein: MGWRPYPGAFTVWTVTVLVIELVSTALGKRHVVYWNSTNTKLVNGDYAITVDLNDYLDILCPHYPADLPSSASPPETLALYLVPEASFRGCQETRGAIKRWECNSPYAPYGPVRFSEKIQRFTPFSLGFEFLPGRHYYYSSLSTDDGPPLPCMKIRVTVCCSSTGPERDQGTPAPRSGVDPVRSTSCPALLLFSLLLVLLSV